The following are encoded together in the Kribbella voronezhensis genome:
- a CDS encoding amidohydrolase family protein, giving the protein MLGLRVGGVFDGEQYAGGDAVVLVDGQRIEAVLPGDADLPAGCEVVAYDGATVVPGLVDVHVHLCCDSGPAALDRIPDCSDDELDAVIEKSLADQLAAGVTAVRDLGDRSWAVVDWRGGGDRSGFPAVVASGPPITVPQGHCWNMGGAVSGPDELRQAVRERAERGADLVKIMASGGVNTPGTDPAAVQFDVEELRLVVDEARAVGLPVIAHAHSLNSIKYALAAGVDGIEHCSFLGPDGLDVADSVVADLVSSRTTVCPTLGARPGAVPPPAVLELMRRTGLDVETRGRLYADLYRAGVHLVSGSDAGINPGKYHGVLPESVIAMVAGGIPSTAALASATSQAAIACRFPRKGRVVPGYDADLVVVPGNPVDDITALRSPVAVYLMGTRVS; this is encoded by the coding sequence GTGTTGGGTCTTCGGGTGGGCGGGGTGTTCGACGGGGAGCAGTACGCCGGCGGTGATGCTGTGGTGCTTGTCGATGGGCAGCGGATCGAGGCGGTGTTGCCGGGCGACGCGGATCTTCCGGCTGGGTGCGAGGTGGTGGCGTACGACGGTGCGACGGTGGTGCCCGGGTTGGTCGACGTACATGTGCATCTTTGTTGTGACAGTGGGCCTGCGGCGCTGGATCGGATCCCGGACTGTAGCGATGACGAGCTGGACGCGGTGATCGAGAAGTCGCTGGCGGATCAGCTGGCGGCCGGGGTGACGGCTGTGCGGGATCTGGGCGATCGTTCGTGGGCCGTGGTGGACTGGCGCGGCGGTGGTGATCGGTCCGGGTTCCCTGCTGTGGTGGCGAGCGGGCCGCCGATCACCGTTCCGCAAGGGCATTGCTGGAACATGGGCGGTGCGGTGTCCGGCCCGGACGAGCTGCGGCAGGCGGTTCGCGAGCGGGCCGAGCGAGGGGCTGATCTGGTGAAGATCATGGCCAGCGGCGGCGTCAACACTCCGGGGACGGACCCAGCGGCGGTGCAGTTCGACGTCGAGGAACTCCGGCTCGTGGTCGACGAAGCGCGCGCGGTCGGGCTGCCCGTCATCGCGCATGCGCACTCCCTCAACTCGATCAAGTACGCCCTGGCCGCAGGGGTCGACGGAATCGAGCACTGCTCCTTTCTGGGACCGGACGGCCTCGACGTCGCGGACTCGGTCGTCGCGGACCTGGTCTCCTCCCGTACTACGGTCTGCCCGACCCTCGGCGCTCGGCCCGGCGCCGTTCCGCCACCCGCAGTACTGGAACTGATGCGCCGCACCGGGCTGGACGTCGAGACCCGCGGGCGCCTGTACGCGGACCTTTATCGGGCCGGCGTGCACCTGGTCTCGGGGTCCGACGCGGGCATCAACCCTGGGAAGTACCACGGCGTCCTTCCCGAGTCCGTGATCGCGATGGTCGCCGGAGGAATCCCCTCGACCGCTGCCCTCGCCTCGGCCACGTCCCAAGCAGCCATCGCGTGCCGGTTTCCTCGCAAGGGCCGGGTCGTTCCCGGCTACGACGCCGACCTGGTCGTTGTGCCGGGCAACCCCGTCGACGACATCACCGCGCTGCGCTCCCCGGTAGCGGTGTATCTGATGGGTACCAGAGTTTCCTGA